One part of the Arabidopsis thaliana chromosome 1 sequence genome encodes these proteins:
- a CDS encoding alpha/beta-Hydrolases superfamily protein (alpha/beta-Hydrolases superfamily protein; FUNCTIONS IN: hydrolase activity; INVOLVED IN: metabolic process; EXPRESSED IN: 15 plant structures; EXPRESSED DURING: 10 growth stages; CONTAINS InterPro DOMAIN/s: Alpha/beta hydrolase fold-3 (InterPro:IPR013094); BEST Arabidopsis thaliana protein match is: carboxyesterase 5 (TAIR:AT1G49660.1); Has 9107 Blast hits to 9083 proteins in 1488 species: Archae - 111; Bacteria - 5471; Metazoa - 421; Fungi - 765; Plants - 1374; Viruses - 3; Other Eukaryotes - 962 (source: NCBI BLink).), producing the protein MLRRITCSSSLASPSLFLRFFRQLPRSYSSPTTIAVSGRNIRRLSTPTTLRCICSHSSSEIISEHPPFVRVYKDGRIERLSGTETVPASLNPRNDVVSKDVVYSPGHNLSVRLFLPHKSTQLAAGNKLPLLIYFHGGAWINESPFSPIYHNFLTEVVKSANCLAVSVQYRRAPEDPVPAAYEDTWSAIQWIFSHSCGSGEEDWINKYADFERVFLAGDSAGGNISHHMAMRAGKEKLKPRIKGTVIVHPAIWGKDPVDEHDVQDREIRDGVAEVWEKIVSPNSVDGADDPWFNVVGSGSNFSGMGCDKVLVEVAGKDVFWRQGLAYAAKLKKSGWKGEVEVIEEEDEEHCFHLLNPSSENAPSFMKRFVEFITG; encoded by the coding sequence ATGCTCCGAAGAatcacttgttcttcttcacttgcttCACCCTCTCTCTTCCTCCGCTTCTTTCGCCAACTCCCTCGCTCTTACTCCTCACCGACCACCATCGCCGTCTCAGGCCGCAACATTCGCCGACTATCAACTCCAACCACTCTTCGTTGCATTTGTTCACACTCTTCATCTGAAATCATCTCCGAGCATCCTCCGTTCGTCAGGGTTTACAAAGACGGTCGTATCGAACGTCTTTCCGGCACCGAAACAGTCCCGGCTTCTCTAAACCCacgaaacgacgtcgtttcaaaAGACGTTGTCTACTCACCGGGGCATAACCTCTCCGTTCGTCTCTTTCTCCCTCACAAATCAACACAACTCGCCGCCGGTAACAAACTCCCTCTACTTATCTACTTCCACGGCGGAGCTTGGATAAACGAATCCCCTTTCTCCCCAATCTACCACAATTTCCTCACGGAGGTAGTTAAATCCGCTAACTGCCTCGCCGTCTCGGTTCAATACCGCCGTGCACCGGAAGATCCGGTTCCGGCTGCCTATGAAGATACATGGTCTGCTATTCAATGGATTTTCTCACATTCCTGTGGATCTGGTGAAGAAGATTGGATTAACAAATACGCTGATTTCGAAAGAGTTTTTCTCGCCGGAGATAGTGCCGGTGGTAATATATCTCATCACATGGCTATGAGAGCTGGTAAAGAGAAGCTTAAGCCTAGAATCAAAGGGACTGTGATTGTGCATCCAGCGATTTGGGGGAAAGATCCGGTCGATGAGCACGATGTGCAAGATAGAGAGATCAGAGACGGAGTTGCAGAAGTTTGGGAGAAAATTGTGAGTCCGAATAGTGTTGATGGAGCGGATGATCCGTGGTTTAATGTGGTTGGATCCGGGTCGAATTTTTCCGGGATGGGATGTGACAAGGTTTTGGTTGAGGTGGCTGGGAAAGATGTGTTTTGGCGGCAAGGATTAGCTTACGCGGCGAAGCTAAAGAAGAGTGGGTGGAAAGGAGAGGTGGAGGtgattgaggaagaagatgaagagcaTTGCTTCCATCTCTTAAATCCAAGTTCTGAAAATGCTCCCAGCTTCATGAAGAGATTTGTGGAGTTTATCACTGGTTAA
- the CXE5 gene encoding carboxyesterase 5 (carboxyesterase 5 (CXE5); FUNCTIONS IN: carboxylesterase activity; INVOLVED IN: metabolic process; LOCATED IN: cellular_component unknown; EXPRESSED IN: 23 plant structures; EXPRESSED DURING: 13 growth stages; CONTAINS InterPro DOMAIN/s: Alpha/beta hydrolase fold-3 (InterPro:IPR013094); BEST Arabidopsis thaliana protein match is: alpha/beta-Hydrolases superfamily protein (TAIR:AT1G49650.1); Has 8816 Blast hits to 8793 proteins in 1471 species: Archae - 111; Bacteria - 5189; Metazoa - 410; Fungi - 728; Plants - 1374; Viruses - 5; Other Eukaryotes - 999 (source: NCBI BLink).): MESEIASEFLPFCRIYKDGRVERLIGTDTIPASLDPTYDVVSKDVIYSPENNLSVRLFLPHKSTKLTAGNKLPLLIYIHGGAWIIESPFSPLYHNYLTEVVKSANCLAVSVQYRRAPEDPVPAAYEDVWSAIQWIFAHSNGSGPVDWINKHADFGKVFLGGDSAGGNISHHMAMKAGKEKKLDLKIKGIAVVHPAFWGTDPVDEYDVQDKETRSGIAEIWEKIASPNSVNGTDDPLFNVNGSGSDFSGLGCDKVLVAVAGKDVFVRQGLAYAAKLEKCEWEGTVEVVEEEGEDHVFHLQNPKSDKALKFLKKFVEFIIG; the protein is encoded by the coding sequence atGGAATCTGAAATCGCCTCCGAGTTTCTTCCTTTCTGCCGGATTTACAAAGACGGTCGTGTAGAACGACTCATCGGCACCGATACCATCCCGGCCTCTCTAGATCCAAcatacgacgtcgtttcaaaAGACGTTATATACTCACCGGAGAATAACCTCTCCGTTCGTCTCTTCCTCCCtcacaaatcaacaaaactcacCGCCGGTAACAAGCTCCCTCTACTTATCTACATCCACGGCGGAGCTTGGATCATCGAGTCACCTTTCTCCCCACTCTACCACAATTACCTCACTGAAGTAGTCAAATCCGCTAACTGCCTCGCTGTCTCTGTTCAGTATCGCCGTGCACCGGAAGATCCTGTTCCGGCGGCTTATGAAGATGTATGGTCCGCGATTCAGTGGATTTTTGCTCATTCTAATGGATCTGGTCCTGTAGATTGGATTAACAAACACGCCGATTTCGGTAAAGTTTTCCTCGGCGGAGATAGCGCAGGCGGTAACATATCGCATCACATGGCGATGAAAGCtggtaaagagaagaagctagaTCTCAAAATCAAAGGTATTGCTGTTGTTCATCCAGCTTTCTGGGGAACAGATCCGGTTGATGAATACGATGTGCAAGATAAAGAAACGAGAAGCGGAATCGCGGAAATTTGGGAGAAGATTGCGAGTCCGAATAGTGTTAATGGGACGGATGATCCGTTGTTTAATGTAAACGGATCCGGGTCGGATTTTTCTGGGTTGGGATGTGATAAGGTTTTGGTTGCGGTAGCTGGGAAAGATGTGTTTGTTAGGCAAGGATTGGCTTATGCGGCGAAGCTGGAGAAGTGTGAGTGGGAAGGTACTGTTGAGGTGGTTGAGGAAGAAGGTGAGGACCATGTGTTTCATTTGCAGAATCCTAAATCTGATAAGGCTTTGAAATTCTTGAAGAAGTTTGTCGAGTTTATTATtggttga